A stretch of DNA from Serinibacter arcticus:
GCTGAGGACCTGGGAGTCGGCCATGTCGACGATCCGGCGGTTCTGGCCCGCGGGGGTCTGGGCGATGGCGGGGACGGACTCGAGCAGGCCGTCGACGCCGCCGGCGGACTCCAGTCCCTTCGTCATGACGAGGAGGAGGTCCGGCTGCATCGAGATCAGACCCTCGTCGGTGACCGGCTTCATGCCGGTCCAGCCGATCTCGGTGGCGATGTCACGGGCGCCGAGGGCGTCGATGATCGCGCCGGTGCCGGACTCGCCGCCGAACAGGTAGTAGATGCCCGAGCCGCCGCGGACGTACAGGAACGCGATCTTCAGGCGGTCCTCGCCCGTCGGCGCGATCGCGGCGATCTCGGCCGTGATCGCGGCGACCTCGGCGTCCGTCCGTTCGGCCAGCAGCTCGCCGGCCTCGCTGACACCGAGGGCGTCGGCGACGTCGCGCACGAGGTCGCCGGTGGTCTCGAGGCTGCGACCGGAGTCGAGGACGACGACGGGGATGCCCGACTCCCGCATCTGGAGCACGACGTCCCAGGGCCCGAGCGAGGAGTCGGTGATGATCACGGTCGGGTCGAGCGCCAGGATCGACTCGGCGTTCAGCTCGTGGCCGTTCCCGGTGACGAGCGGCAGGTCAGCCACCTCGGGGAAGGTCGAGGACGTGTCGCGGCCGACGAGGTTGTCGCCGAGGCCGAGCTCAGCGACCGTGCGAGCCGTCGTGCCGTAGATGTCGAGCGCGAGGATGCGACTGGCGTCGGTGACGGTGACCTCGGTGCCCTGCGCATCCGTCACGGTGACGGGGAGCTGCGGCTCGGGGTCGGCGACGACGGGCTGGACGGCGCCGTCGACGACCGCCGCCGTCGACGGCCCCACGTGCGTGTGCGGATCGGCCAGCACCTGCGCGCCGACATCCGCGAGCCGGGCACCGGGGCGGCCTCGCCACCGTCCGTGGTGGCGGTCGCGGAGCACGCCGCGAGGGCGAGCGCGGCGATCAGCGCGAGCGCGCTCGGGAGCGCGCCGGACAGGCGGAACGGGGTGGGCACGCAGGGAAGCCTAACCTCTCGGCACGCACGTCCGCCGTTGCGTCCGTCACGCCATGACGCCGAAAGCAGCGTTCACATCGTGGCTCTCGTTAGGTAAGCGTGTCCTCACTGGGCTATAAAGAACGATAGGCGTGCCGAAATTCACGTGCGCCCACCCTCCTGCTCCAGACCTGACCCACGCCCGGAGGCGACGCCCGTGTCCAGCACTGCCCCATCCCGCACCGCACCGCGGCGCCGCACGCTCGCGAGCGTCGTCGTCGCCGCCCTCGTGGCAGCGGTCACGCTCGTCGCCGGCGCCGTACCCGCGGCCGCCGCGCCCGCCGAGGTCTCCGGCGCCACCCTGACCTGGGGTGTGAAGGAGAGCTTCCGCAGCTACATCACCAGCCCGATCGCGCACGGATCGGCCTCCGCGATCGGCGTGGCCGGGACCGGCCCGTGGACCTGGTCGAACGGCTCGGGCTCGACGGACACCGGCTCGACGGTCGCCGACGCGGACTTCTCCGGCGGCGTCAGCTTCACCGGTCACGACGGCGCGCTGGACGTCCGCCTGACCAACCCGCGCGTGGTCGTCGAGGGCGGTTCGGGGACGCTGTACCTGGACTCCTACTCCAAGGCGATGGACGGCACGGTCTCGGAGCAGTCCGACATCGCCTTCGCCACGCTCGCGGTCCCCGCACCCGTGAACGACGGCGCGAGCCTCACGTTCTCTGGCGTGGGCGCCACGCTCACCGCCGCCGGTTCGACCGCGTTCGCCACCTTCTACCCGGCCGGCACGGCGCTCGACCCGCTGTCGTTCGTGCTGCCGTACGAGGTGCAGGCGTCGGCCACGACGACGGTGCTCACGTCGTCGGTCAACCCCTCCGCGGTGGGTCAGGAGGTCGCCCTCACGGCGACCGTGACGCCGGCCGACGCCGCCGGCCAGGTCACCTTCCGCGACGGCACGACGACGCTCACCAGCGTCCCGGTCGCCGGCGGTTCGGCCACCCTCACCACGGCGGGCCTCGCCGAGGGCAGCCGCAGCGTGACCGCCGAGTTCGTGCCCGCCGACGCCGCGTTCACCGGCTCGACGTCCGCCCCGCTGGCCCAGCTCGTCCAGGCGGCGGCGCCGATCGCCACCACGACGACGCTGTCCGCCACCCCGGCCGCCGTGTCCGTCGGCGCCCCGGTCGCGCTGACCGCGACCGTCACCCCCGCCGACGCCGCCGGCTCCGTCGAGTTCCTCGACGGTGCCACCTCCCTCGGCCGGGCCACCGTCGCGGGCGGTCGGGCCGCGACGTCGACGACGGCGCTCACCGCCGGCTCGCACGACCTCACCGCCGTCTTCACGCCCGCGGGCACGACGCACGCCGCGTCGACCTCCGCCGTCGCGACGGTCGTCGTCTCCGCCGTCGTCGACCCGGAGCCGGTGCTCGACCCGGCGATCGAGGTCTTCCTCGCCGACGGCACCACGCCGTACACCGGTCAGCCCGTCCACGACGGCGAATCCCTCGTGGTCAAGGGCTCCGGCTTCGACCCCGAGGCCAACGTCGGCGGCCGCGGCGTCCCGATCCCCAACACCCTCCCGCAGGGCACCTACGTCGTCTTCGGCGGCTTCGCCGAGACCTGGAAGCCCTCCGCCGGAGCCGCCGGCAGCGCCCGCAAGGTCGTCTCCCAGAAGTGGGCCCTGGCCGAGTCCGTCCTGGACCAGGTCCCCACCAACTTCCAGGGCGCCATCCGCCCGCAGTGGGTCGAGATCACCGACGAGGGCGACTTCACCGCCACCCTCGCCGTCTCCGCCCCCACCGCCACCCCCGCCCTCCCGACCAACCCCGTCTACGGCGTCTACACCTACGCCGCCGGCGGCGTCGTCAACGCCGACCAGGAGCTCACCGTCCCGGTCAACTACCAGGGCGAGAAGCCCGTCGACCCGGAGCCGGTGCTCGACCCGGCGATCGAGGTCTTCCTCGCCGACGGCACCACGCCGTACACCGGTCAGCCCGTCCACGACGGCGAGTCCCTCGTGGTCAAGGGCTCCGGCTTCGACCCCGAGGCCAACGTCGGCGGCCGCGGCGTCCCGATCCCCAACACCCTCCCGCAGGGCACCTACGTCGTCTTCGGCGGCTTCGCCGAGACCTGGAAGCCCTCCGCCGGAGCCGCCGGCAGCGCCCGCAAGGTCGTCTCCCAGAAGTGGGCCCTGGCCGAGTCCGTCCTGGACCAGGTCCCCACCAACTTCCAGGGCGCCATCCGCCCGCAGTGGGTCGAGATCACCGACGAGGGCGACTTCACCGCCACCCTCGCCGTCTCCGCCCCCACCGCCACCCCCGCCCTCCCGACCAACCCCGTCTACGGCGTCTACACCTACGCCGCCGGCGGCGTCGTCAACGCCGACCAGGAGCTCACCGTCCCGGTCAACTACCAGGGCGAGAAGCCCGTCGACCCGGTCGCCGACCCGAAGATCACTGTGACGCCGTCGACCGACCTCGACCCCGCCGTCGCCAACGTCCTGGAGGTCTCCGGCACCGGGTTCGTCGGTGCGGGAGCTGCCAACGGCGCGTACGTGCTCGTCGGTGAGTCGTCCGTCTGGAACGGCGTCGGCGCGCTGCCGAGCGCCGGTTGGCTGACGCAGATCCACGTCCCCGCCGCGCAGGTGGTGGACGGTGCCTTCACCGCCCGGGTCACGGTTCCGGCCGACACCCTCGACCCGACGAAGAGCTACCAGGTCGCGACATCCGCCGCCCACTGGCTCTCGGTCACCGACCGCACCCTCGACGCGTTCGCGCCGATCACGGTCACGGTGCCCGAGACCCCGCAGCCGGCCACGCCGACCGTGTCCGTCTCGGACGGGGTCCGCCAGGGCTCGAGCGCGACGTTCACCGGTGCCGGCTTCGGTGCGAACGAGGTCGTCTCCGGTGTGGTGAACTCCGACCCGGTCAACCTCGGGACCCAGGTCGCCGACGCCTCCGGGAACGTCACCTTCGCCTGGGCCGTCCCGGCCGACTTCGCGACCGGCGCGCACACCGTCACGCTGACGGACGCCGCGGGCGCGTCGGGCTCGACGACGTTCCAGGTCGCGGCGGCGGTCACGCCTCCGGTGACTCCCCCGGTGACGCCGCCGGTCGGAACGCAGTGCCAGGCGATCTCCGGCGCGACGCTCGCCTGGGGCGTCAAGGAGAGCTTCCGGAACTACATCGCCGGTCCGATCGCGAACGGCTCGTGGACCGTCTCCGGCATCACCGACACCGTCGGCACCTTCGGCTGGAGCGGCGGCGCCGGCACGTACTCCCCCGACGCCACCACCGGTGAGGCAGCCTTCACCGGCGGTGTCTTCTTCAGCGGCCACGGCGGTCAGCTGGAGATCGACCTCGCCAACCTCCGCGTCCAGGTGACGGGTGCCGGTACCGGCATCCTGCTCGCCGACGTCACGAGCAAGTCGCTGGCCGGGGTCGTCACCGACGTCGCGGCCGTGCCGTTCGCGACGCTCGCGTTCACCACGGCGCCGACGATCGGCGCGTTCGAGGTCGCGGCAGCGAGCGCCACGCTCACGAGCGCCGGCTCCGACGCGTTCGCCGGCTTCTACCCCGCCGGCACCGCGCTCGACCCGGTCGCCTTCAACCTCCCGCTGGGCGCAGCCACCCCGTGCGTCCCGCCGACGGACGTCGACCCCGTCCAGGCCGGCACGGGCCCCAACGGTCCCGGCACGACGCCTCCCGGCACGGGTGGCGCGGGCAACGGCGCCGGCAGCGGCGCGGGTTCCACCCCCGCCGGCGGCTCCGGCTCCACCCCGGCCTCGGCCGCGGAGAAGTGCGTCGCCCAGGGCGTGGGCGGCGGCTCGCTGAGCTGGGGCGTCAAGTCCAGCTTCCGCACGTACGTCACCGGCCCGATCGCCGGCGGCAGCATCTCGACGTCGGGCGTCAGCCAGTCCGGCGGGGTCTTCGTGTGGGGCGGCGGTTCGGGTGCATACAACGAGGACGCGAACAAGGGCCGCGTCGGCTACTCCGGCGCCGTCTCGTTCACCGGCCACGGTGGGCAGCTCGACCTGCGGATCAGCAACCCGCGCGTCCAGGTCAACGGCACCGGCTCCGCCGCGCTCATCGCCGACATCACCTCGAAGGGCCTCAACGCCCCCGACGTGGCGAAGAACGGCGTGGTCATCGCGAGCCTCTCGCTCCCGTCGTCCACGACGAGCAACGGCTCGATCGCCTGGAACGGCGCCTCGGCCACGCTCACGGCAGCCGGCGCCGAGGCGTTCGGCGGCTTCTACCAGGCCGGCGCGGCGATGGACCCGGTGACCTTCTCCTTCCCGCTCGGCGGCGAGGTCGAGTGCACCTCGAGCACCGGCACGCTGGCGGCCACCGGCGCCGACGGCGCCACCACGGCGGCCCTCGGCGCGATGCTCCTGATGCTCGCGGGCGCGATCCTCGTGGCCGCGCGTCGCCGGAGCACGACGGCGTAGCGCACACCCAGCACGACGACGGCGGCCGCTCACCCCTCGGGGTGGGCGGCCGCCGTCGTCGTCCCTCGCCCGTGCCCACCGCCCGGCGCGGACCGCGCCCCTCTGGTCGCCACCACGCCCGACCGCGCCCTTGTGGTCGCAATCCTGCGAGTGAAGCGACCACAAGGGCGCGGTCGCCGTCGTCGCACCCGACCGCGCCCCCGTGGTCGCCACCACCGCCCGACCGCGCCCTTGTGGTCGCAATCCTGCGAGTGAAGCGACCACACGGACGCGCTCGACCCACCACCGCGACCACAAGGGCGCGGTCGTGCCCGCCGCGCGCGCTCCGGGGACCGCGACCCCGCCGTCGCGACGTGAACCTTCACACCGCTGCGGACCCTCCGTAACGTCGACGGCATGACGTTCATCGGATTCCACGCCTCCCACGAGCAGGTCCCACCGAGCGCGCTCCTGGAAGCGGTGGTCGAGGCCGAGCGGGTCGGGTTCGACGGCGCGTTCAGCGCCGACCACCTCGCGCCGTGGACGCCGCAGCAGGGTGAGTCAGGAAGCACGCTGGCCTGGATGGGCGCGGCGCTGGCCTCGACGCGGTACTCGATCGGTGCCGTCGCGACGCCGGGCTACCGCTACCACCCGGTCGTCGTCGCCCACGCGATCGCGACCTGGGGCGAGATGTTCCCCGGCCGCTATTTCGCCGCGCTCGGCAGCGGCGAGCTGCTCAACGAGCACGTCATCGGCGGCGAGTGGCCGAGCAAGGACGAGCGCACCGCCCGCCTCGGCGAGACCCAGGACGTCATCCGCCGCCTGCTGGCGGGCGGCGAGGTCAGCCACGACGGCCGCATCACGGTCGACCGCGCGCGCCTGTGGAGCCTCCCGTCCGTCATCCCGCCCCTGATGGCGACGGCGACCAGCACCGCCACCGCGGCGTGGGCCGCCGGCTGGGCCGAGGGTCTCGTGACCGTGGGCACGAGCGCCGAGGAGGTCGCGCCGATCCTCGACGCCTACCGCTCCGCCGGCGGCACCGGACCGGCCTCGGTCCAGGTGCACGTCGCGCACGCCGCGTCCGAGCAGGCCACCTCCGACCTCGTCCGCGACCAGTGGTTGCACGGCGTGATCACGCCGCCGCGGATCTGGGACGTCGCGATGCCCGAGGACTTCGCCGGCCTCGCCGGCGACCCGACCGACGCCGAGCTGCGGCGCGGCGTCGTCGCCTCGGCCGACCTCACCGAGATCGTCGAGCGCGTGGCGGCCACGGTCGCCGTCGGGTTCGACCGCGTCTACGTCCACGAGATCTCGCGCGACCAGCGGGGCTACCTCGCGAGCTGGGCGCCCGAGCTCCTGCGCACGCTGCGCCCCCTCCTGGAGGGGTCGAACCGATGAGACGGTCCGACGCGAGCGACCTGTGGTGGAAGAACGCCGTCATCTACTGCCTCGACGTGAAGCAGTACCTCGACGACGACGCCGACGGCAGCGGTGACCTGCAGGGTCTCGTGCGCCGCGTGGACTACCTGGCCGAGCTCGGCGTCAGCTGCCTGTGGCTGATGCCGATCTACACGACGCCCGGCCGCGACGGCGGGTACGACGTCGCCGACTTCTACGGCATCGACCCCGCGCTCGGAACGCACGGCGACCTGGTGGAGGTCATCCGGACCGCGCGCGACCGCGGGATCCGGGTCATCCTCGATCTCCTGGTCAACCACACCTCCGACCGCCACCCGTGGTTCGTCAACGCGCGACGCAGCCGGAACTCGCGCTACCGGGACTTCTACATCTGGTCCGACGAGGTGCCGCCGGACGCCCCGGAGACGATGTTCCCCGGCGAGGAGGACGGCGTCTGGGAGTGGGACGAGAAGACCGAGCAGTACTACTCGCACAGCTTCTACCACCACCAGCCCGACCTGAACGTGGAGAACCCGAAGGTC
This window harbors:
- a CDS encoding LLM class flavin-dependent oxidoreductase; the protein is MTFIGFHASHEQVPPSALLEAVVEAERVGFDGAFSADHLAPWTPQQGESGSTLAWMGAALASTRYSIGAVATPGYRYHPVVVAHAIATWGEMFPGRYFAALGSGELLNEHVIGGEWPSKDERTARLGETQDVIRRLLAGGEVSHDGRITVDRARLWSLPSVIPPLMATATSTATAAWAAGWAEGLVTVGTSAEEVAPILDAYRSAGGTGPASVQVHVAHAASEQATSDLVRDQWLHGVITPPRIWDVAMPEDFAGLAGDPTDAELRRGVVASADLTEIVERVAATVAVGFDRVYVHEISRDQRGYLASWAPELLRTLRPLLEGSNR
- a CDS encoding heme/hemin ABC transporter substrate-binding protein, with the translated sequence MLRDRHHGRWRGRPGARLADVGAQVLADPHTHVGPSTAAVVDGAVQPVVADPEPQLPVTVTDAQGTEVTVTDASRILALDIYGTTARTVAELGLGDNLVGRDTSSTFPEVADLPLVTGNGHELNAESILALDPTVIITDSSLGPWDVVLQMRESGIPVVVLDSGRSLETTGDLVRDVADALGVSEAGELLAERTDAEVAAITAEIAAIAPTGEDRLKIAFLYVRGGSGIYYLFGGESGTGAIIDALGARDIATEIGWTGMKPVTDEGLISMQPDLLLVMTKGLESAGGVDGLLESVPAIAQTPAGQNRRIVDMADSQVLSFGPMTADVLEALAVAVYAPDAAAGAQDEAADGGAADGGAVDGDGAAAS
- a CDS encoding HtaA domain-containing protein, with amino-acid sequence MSSTAPSRTAPRRRTLASVVVAALVAAVTLVAGAVPAAAAPAEVSGATLTWGVKESFRSYITSPIAHGSASAIGVAGTGPWTWSNGSGSTDTGSTVADADFSGGVSFTGHDGALDVRLTNPRVVVEGGSGTLYLDSYSKAMDGTVSEQSDIAFATLAVPAPVNDGASLTFSGVGATLTAAGSTAFATFYPAGTALDPLSFVLPYEVQASATTTVLTSSVNPSAVGQEVALTATVTPADAAGQVTFRDGTTTLTSVPVAGGSATLTTAGLAEGSRSVTAEFVPADAAFTGSTSAPLAQLVQAAAPIATTTTLSATPAAVSVGAPVALTATVTPADAAGSVEFLDGATSLGRATVAGGRAATSTTALTAGSHDLTAVFTPAGTTHAASTSAVATVVVSAVVDPEPVLDPAIEVFLADGTTPYTGQPVHDGESLVVKGSGFDPEANVGGRGVPIPNTLPQGTYVVFGGFAETWKPSAGAAGSARKVVSQKWALAESVLDQVPTNFQGAIRPQWVEITDEGDFTATLAVSAPTATPALPTNPVYGVYTYAAGGVVNADQELTVPVNYQGEKPVDPEPVLDPAIEVFLADGTTPYTGQPVHDGESLVVKGSGFDPEANVGGRGVPIPNTLPQGTYVVFGGFAETWKPSAGAAGSARKVVSQKWALAESVLDQVPTNFQGAIRPQWVEITDEGDFTATLAVSAPTATPALPTNPVYGVYTYAAGGVVNADQELTVPVNYQGEKPVDPVADPKITVTPSTDLDPAVANVLEVSGTGFVGAGAANGAYVLVGESSVWNGVGALPSAGWLTQIHVPAAQVVDGAFTARVTVPADTLDPTKSYQVATSAAHWLSVTDRTLDAFAPITVTVPETPQPATPTVSVSDGVRQGSSATFTGAGFGANEVVSGVVNSDPVNLGTQVADASGNVTFAWAVPADFATGAHTVTLTDAAGASGSTTFQVAAAVTPPVTPPVTPPVGTQCQAISGATLAWGVKESFRNYIAGPIANGSWTVSGITDTVGTFGWSGGAGTYSPDATTGEAAFTGGVFFSGHGGQLEIDLANLRVQVTGAGTGILLADVTSKSLAGVVTDVAAVPFATLAFTTAPTIGAFEVAAASATLTSAGSDAFAGFYPAGTALDPVAFNLPLGAATPCVPPTDVDPVQAGTGPNGPGTTPPGTGGAGNGAGSGAGSTPAGGSGSTPASAAEKCVAQGVGGGSLSWGVKSSFRTYVTGPIAGGSISTSGVSQSGGVFVWGGGSGAYNEDANKGRVGYSGAVSFTGHGGQLDLRISNPRVQVNGTGSAALIADITSKGLNAPDVAKNGVVIASLSLPSSTTSNGSIAWNGASATLTAAGAEAFGGFYQAGAAMDPVTFSFPLGGEVECTSSTGTLAATGADGATTAALGAMLLMLAGAILVAARRRSTTA